The nucleotide window GAGTGATCTTCATAGTGAACACCTTTCGTTTGTGGTGGGGGTACCGACCGTGGTCAGACGGCAGGATCTGCTGGCCACCGATGCGCTCGGCCGCGCGTTCTATTCTCCGGTCATCGGCGACGGCGGCCGAACCCCGAACCTGGCGCGCTTCCAGTTCCGATCCTGATGATCTACACCGCCGAACCCGGCTCCCCGAGCGCCGAGCGGCTACAGCTCCTGGCCTCCTACGCCGCCAGCGAGGTCGCCGGCTCCTGAGTCGCGTCAGCCTGACCCACCCGGTCCGGCCATTCCGCTGTACGAGGCCGCGCGTCGTGCTAGATGTTACAGAGATACAGCCATTGTGTCATTGATACATCACGAGACCGACGAGGTGCAGCCCCACCATGTTGAACCGAGAAGTATTGCAGGACAGCCTGTCCCTGGTGATCGACGACGAGCACAAGCTGATGCTCGCCTTCTACGACCGCCTGTTCGACGAACACCCCGAAGTCCGGCCACTGTTCGGCGCCGACCTGCGACCACAAGCCACGATGCTCCAGCAGGCCATAGCGGCCGTTCTCGACCACCTCGACGACGCCGAGTGGCTCGGCCGCACGCTCGGCGCGCTGGGACGCCGGCACGCCGACCTCGGGGTCACGCCCGAGATGTACGGATGGGTGGCCGGCGCGCTCGTCACGACGATGGCCGAGCGCGGCGGCGGAGACTGGACCGACGAGATGACCGCGGCCTGGACCGAAGCACTCGGCGCCGTCGCCGGGCTGATGCTCGACGCCTATCCGGCCGTCGCCGACTGAACCGTCCGGCGGGTCGCGATCTCCCGCGTGCCCTTGGCGGTCAATTACTCTCGATCAGCTCGACGATCCCGCGATCGCCGTCGACCCGCACCCGGTCGCCGGTCCGCAGCACCTGGGTGCCCACCAGGGTGTTGACGACGCACGGCAGCCCGTACTCGCGGGCGACCACCGCACCGTGCGACACCGAGCTACCGATGTCGGTGACGAGCGCGCCGATGACGGTGAAGTACGGCGTCCAGCCGACATCGGTGACGGGCGCGACGAGGATCTCGCCGGGTTGGACGTCCCGCGCCTGGACGACCGACTTCGCCACGCGCACCACACCTTCGACGGTTCCCCGGCCCGCCGGACGGCCCACGATCCGGCCGTCGCCGGCATGGGTCACGGGCGCGACGACGCGTGGGGACGGGCGGCCGACCGAGACGTCGTCGAACTCGAGGCGATCCTGATACGACAACGCTTCTCGACGTTTCAGCGCGCTCAGCACGAGGTCCCCGGTGTCGTCGGACTCGACGACCCGGTGCAGCTCCGCGCGGTCGAAGAAGTACACGAGGTCGGCGTCGGGTAACCGCCCGCACTCGGCCAGGACCTCACCGAGGTGCCGGTAGCCCCGTTTGAGCCGGTGGGCCATCAGCGCCATCCGCGACTTGGTCTCTTCGCGGCCTCGCGCACCGCCTTGCGCCAGGCGTGCCAGGAGTCGGATCGACCCAGAAGGGTGTACGTCAGCGGGGTGCAGGTCAGCGGGGCGCACGTCAGCGGCCGCGCGGACGGGTGGCGGGTCCGACCGCGTCGCCACCGACCGCACCATCACCTGCATCATCGCGCCCAGACCGCCGGGATCGTCGGCCCAGGACGGATCGCGCATGCACAGTTCGCGGTATCCCCGGTGACCGTGACGTTCGAGGAACCCACGAAGCGCACGGCCGGGGTGGCCGGATGTCGCCCGCAGCGTGGTGACCGCGTCATCCGGTGCCGCGGAGAGGAATTCGTCGGCGACCGTGGGGTCGGCGGCGATGGTGCGCACCACCGCGTCGAGTTCGGCGAGCATCAGGGCGCTCTCGACCTCCGCGGCGCCGGCCATGAGCCGGGCCGCCTCGGCCTTGCCGTCATCCTCCGTGCGCCCGTCCTTCACCGCCTGCCGGACCAGGACGCTCTCGAGGACGTTCGCCGCGACCGCAGCGCGTGAGGACGACCGCACGTGGACGAGGGTGACCTCACGGTACTGGTCGACACCGGACTCCATCTCCCGCAGCACGACTCGCGGGTCGCGGCTCGTCGGCACCGCGAATGCGGCGATCTCGGCCGGCAGCCGACGCATGGCCGGCCCCACCGACAGCGCATGCGCGGTGAGCCGGATCGTGTTGCCGAGTTTGCGTCGGAATGGCTGCGGCGGCTTCGGTGTCAATTCGTCGATGACCCGCCCGCAGATCGACGTCGAGAACTGCTCCAGCGAGTTGCCGAGGATGCCCGAACTCAACGCCGTGCCCTCGGTCAGGTTGAGGAACATGTGCCCGTAGAAGTAACCCACCTGGAGCCATGGTCTCTCGTAACTCTGCTGCGCGCGGGCAACCACCTGCACCATCTGCATCGCGTAGTCGATCGCGAACCCGGAGACCGATGCGGTCAGGGGGCAGAACGCGCCCGGCATCATCTCGCCGATGTTGCATCGCGTGTAGACGTGGTCGGCCCCGGCCCCCGGCGAGTCCATCTCGTTGAGGTCCCCGGGCAGCGTCGTGATCGGCCGTGCCTGCAGCCACCAGAGTTCCCCGGATTCGTCGATGGCCCACTCGAGGTCCATCGGCCGGCCCCACTCCTGCTCCGCCCGGCGGGCACCGGCACGGATGTCGCCGATCTCCGCAGCCGACAAGACCGGCGCCGCAACAGTTTCCTGCACCATGACGGCACCGCCGACATCGAGCACGAAGTGATCGGGAGCCGCTGTCCCGTCGACGAGCGACTCGCCGAGTCCGACGACGGCGTCGATGACCATCAGATCCCGGCGCCCGGACGCCGGGTCCGCGGTGAACACCACGCCGGCGGCGCGGGCATCGACCATCCGCTGGACCACCACGTTCATGGTGGCCGCGGAATTCCCGCTGTACGACGACGCGCGTCGCGAGTGCACCGAGTCGGCGCAGGCGCGGACCGCGGCGACGAGCGCGTCGACGGAATCGACCCCCAGTACGGTGTCGTACTGGCCGGCGAAGGACTGGTCCGCCCCGTCCTCCCCGACCGCCGAGGACCGAACCGCGACCGGTGTCGACCCGGCGGCGACCATCTCGTCGAATCGTGTTGTGTCGACGTCGCGCGCCCCGGAGGACACACAGGTGATGACATAGCCTGCGGGCACCGGCAGTCCCAGACGTCGCAAGCGCGCGAGACCGGCCGCCTTGCCGCCGTACCGGTCGTCGGTGATGTCCTCGAATTCGACCGTTGCCGAACTCATCTCGCGCCACCGGTCAGGGAGTCGACGATCTCGGCGAGCGGTTCGACACCGATGGGGCCCGGCTGGTAGAGGCAGATCCGGTCCGACACACCGTCGACCCGGTCGCGGATGTGTGCGGCGATCTCGGCCGGCGTGCCACAGGCCGCGATGGTGTGGAGCATCTCGTCGTCGATGAGTCCGGCCATCTCCTGCCAGCGCCCCTGTTTGGACATCGTGTTGAGTTCCGGCTGCAGGTCTCCCCATCCGTGCGCATCGAGGACGGGACGGTACGCCGGGGTGGAACCGTAGAAGGCCAACAACATCCGCGTCGAAGCATGGTCGTCGCTCCCGGCGCCCGACGCCACGGACACGATGATCTCGGGCACCACCTCGAAGTCGTCCTCGCTGCGGCCGGCCGCGGCGAGACCGTCGCGTACGGCGGGCAGCGTCGTGCCGTGCAGGAACCGCTTCGACCCGAACGGCATCACCAGCAGACCGTCGGCGACCTCAGCGGTGGCACGCGTGAGCCGAGGACCCAACGCGCCCAGATAGATCGGCGGGGGTCCATAAGGGTTCGGCCCGGGGACGAACGTCGGGGTCATCAGGGTGTGCCGGTGGTACTCGCCCCGGAAGTCCAGGCGCTCACCGTCATTCCAGGTCGCGAAGATGGCCCGCAGGGCGCCGACCATCTCCTTCATCCGCTCGACCGGACGGTCGAACTCGGCGCCGTAGCGCTTCTCGATCTGGGCGCGCACCTGCGTGCCGAGCCCCAGGATGAAGCGTCCCTCGCTGAGCAGCTGCAGGTCGTTCGCCTGGTGCGCGAGCTGGATCGGGTTGCGCGGGAACGCGATGGCCACATTGGACATGATGTCCAGGCCCTCCACCGCCGACGCCAGCACGAGCGGGGTGAACACGTCGTGCGGACCTTCGAAGGTGAACACACCGGACGCGCCGGCCTCCTGCAGCGCCCGCGCGCGATCGACCGCATCCGTCGGGTTGAACAACGCCGTCATGATCTTCATCGGGTGCCCTATCCGACCACGTCGGTCCAGTCGGAGAATCCCGACGGGTGGTGCGGGCCGATGACGCCGTGCTCGAACAAGCCGGCCCCCTGTCGGACGGTGCCGTCGGGCTCGGTGCACACGGCCGACCCGACGTGATCGATGAGGCTGAAGGGTGCACGGGCCATGACCTCGTCGTCGGTGAGGTCGAAGGTGACGCGTTCGGCGAACGCGCCCTCCTTCCATGTGCCGTGTGCCCACGACGAGTCACCACCGTAACCGGACCCGAAAGCGATGGGAGCGAACAACTTCGACTCGACGTTGAGCTCTATCCGGTCCCCGGCGCGGTTGAGGAAGTCGATGTGTGCACCGCGCGGAATCCTGGTCCCGGACGTGTAGTGGATGGTCACGCGCACACCGTCGAGTTGTTCGACGCGGCCGTCCCGCCACCGCCGCGTGCAGTCGTACAGGCTGCGATGCCCGTCCGGATCCTCCTGCAGGATCAGGAACAACTGGAAGTCATCGAAGGCCAGCGGCAGGTACAGCCACCACATTCCGCGGAACGCGGCGTCCGGCCTCCCGGCCGGTTCGGGCTCACCGACGGGACGGATGCCCCAGGACCGGTCCCGGCTCGCCACACTGCTGTCGTGATCGACGCTCAGGCGCTCGCCGTCGACGTCGATCCATCCCTGCCAGGTGCCCACCTGCGCGAACCGGCACGCCTCCAAGGTGACCCGGCGTTCGGTCAGCATCTCGTGCGGTTTCTCCAGCGCCGCGGGGAAGAGTCCGCGCCAGGTCAGGTCGGCGGAGATGCCCTCGGTCTCCGACAGCGTGAGGTGGACTTCCTGCAGTGGCTCGATCACGTCGAGGCGATAGCCGTTGACGTGCTGGTGGAGCCGGTCGTCGTCGATGGCGTCGCTCAGGTGCACCGCGGTCTGGGTGTCGCCGCGGCGGACGACGAAGTAGGCGTCCTTGACCCCGAGCCGGGGGTAGTACCCGATGCCGGTCAGCACCATGAAGCGGCCCTCGCGGTCCAGCACGTTGAAGTACGAGCGGTCGTAGACATTGCGGTCGGAGCTCGCCGGCCAGGTGATCGGCGCCGGTGTCTGATGGATCGGGTACTCGTCGAGCGGACTCAGCTTCACGAACTCTCCCTCAAATACGATGCATGCTGTATTGCAATTAGGATGTATCTCATGACAGCAGATGGGCACAGGGAAGACAAGAGGCGCAAACCCTCGACGCCCGGGCGGCCCCGCGACGGGAGGATCGACGCAGCGATCATCGCGGCCACCCGCGAGCTGATCCTCGAGACCGGTTATCCGGCGCTGTCGCTGTCGGCCATCGCCGCACGCGCGGGTACGACGACGGCCGCCATCTACCGGCGTTGGTCGGGCAAGGCCGAGCTCGTGCACGAGGCGGTGCTGTCGGCCGAGACCCTCGATCCGCCAACAGGTTCGGGAGATGTCCGCCAGGACATCCGGGCACTCGTCGAGATCGTGCGCGCGATGTTCAACCGGCCCGAGGCGCGCGTGGCACTCCCCGGCCTGATCGCCGACACCGTTGCGTCACCCGACGTGCACAGTCAGATGATCGCCCGGCTCGCCGGCGACCTCCCCGCCTTCGAGTCCCGCTTCGGCCAGGAACGCCGGGACGACGACCGGTTGCCGATGCTCGCGGAGGTCGTCGCGGGCACCGCGATCTTCCGCATTCTCATCCGGAGCGACGCCGCACTCGACGACGCCTGGGTCGACCAGATGGTCGAGCTCATCACCGAGCGCTGGCCTGCGGGCTGATCGGCCCGCGCCCGAGGTCGACGAGAGCCTGGAACACCCGCGTCGGGTCTTCGGCGATGCGGTTCAGCACGTACAACCACCATTCCGAGCCGAAGATGCAGTATTCGCGCGTGGCGATCCCGTCCGTCGCTAACCGGTCCAGCAGGTCGGTCCCCAGACCCATCAGCATCTCGACCTCGACGGACTCGGCGGCGCCCACAGACCCCAGGACATGAGTCAACAACGCTTCGTCGTGCGTCGCGAGGGTGAGCGAGCCGCCGCCGTCGACGATGCGGCGCGCCAGTCGTCCGAACCGCTTGGGCAACTCCGGGTCCTCCCGGGGCAGGGCCTCCGATTCGGCCTCCAGGAACGCACCTTTGACGAGCCTGACCCGGCCACCGGCGGCGAGTAGTCGATCCACGTCCTCGTCCGAACGATGGAGCCTGGCCTGCAGGGTGATGCCCACGTTGTCGTACCGATGCGACAGCCAGTCGTAGACCTCGAGAACCCGATCGGTCCGGTCCGATCCCTCGGCGGAGATCATGAAGACGGAATCGACCGCGGCGCACGCCTCTGCCAAACGGGCAGCGTTGTCCCGCACCAGATCTCCGGAGACGAGAAGTCCGATGTGCGACAGGTCGCCGGAGACCGTCGACGGCAGACCGGTCCGACCGATGCGTTCGGCGACGGAGACGAAGACCTCCGTGGCCGCGGTCGCTTCGGCGGCGTCGCGCACGCTCTCACCCGTGTACTCGATGCTCACCAGGTGTCCGCGTTCCACCGCGCGCTCCCCGGCGCGGATCGCCGAGTCGACATCTTCTCCCGCGGTGTACCGTTCGGCGATCCGCCGCGCGAGATCGGCCAGCGCGGGGTCGGCCATGACCCGGGACTTCAGCTCTTCGTCGAGCGCCCACCGACGGAGTGTGTCTGCCGCAGTTGTTGTTTCCATGTCATACCGCCTCTGCTCACGCGCCTGCCGACCAGCACACATTACGCGGAGTACGTCGAAAGTCGATGTACTGTACCGCCATGGAACGACACCCCTCGGACGCGATCGAGTGCACGAACGCTCCCGCCGACCGGGGAGAGATCTGATGATCACCCTGCGCGACGACTTCTCCGGCGACGGTTTCGACAGCCGGACATGGATCGCCGACTATCTCCCGCACTGGACGAGACCGGCGAACTCAGCGGCCCGGTGGTCCGCTTCAGGGGGACGTTCGCGACTGTGCATCGACGACGACCAACCCGCATGGCGGCCGTCGGAGTCGACGATGCGCGTCTCGAGCCTGCAGACCGGACACCACGCCGGTGAGGTCGGGAGCACGGTCGGTCAGCACGCGCACCGAGACGGGCTCACCGTGGTGACCCACCGCCCGTCGGAGATCGTCTTCGCACAGCGGCACGGTCGCTTCGCGGTGCGGATGCGCGCGATTCCCGATCCGGCGTCGATGGTCGCCTTCTGGCTGCTCGGCACCGAGGAGCGACCGGAGGATTCCGGCGAGATCTGCGTCGCGGAGATCTTCGGGCCGGTTCCGGGCGAACCCTGGCGACTGGGCGTCGGTGTGCACCCCCATCGCGACCCGCGCATCGTCGACGA belongs to Gordonia sp. KTR9 and includes:
- a CDS encoding globin domain-containing protein gives rise to the protein MLNREVLQDSLSLVIDDEHKLMLAFYDRLFDEHPEVRPLFGADLRPQATMLQQAIAAVLDHLDDAEWLGRTLGALGRRHADLGVTPEMYGWVAGALVTTMAERGGGDWTDEMTAAWTEALGAVAGLMLDAYPAVAD
- a CDS encoding PEP/pyruvate-binding domain-containing protein, with protein sequence MSSATVEFEDITDDRYGGKAAGLARLRRLGLPVPAGYVITCVSSGARDVDTTRFDEMVAAGSTPVAVRSSAVGEDGADQSFAGQYDTVLGVDSVDALVAAVRACADSVHSRRASSYSGNSAATMNVVVQRMVDARAAGVVFTADPASGRRDLMVIDAVVGLGESLVDGTAAPDHFVLDVGGAVMVQETVAAPVLSAAEIGDIRAGARRAEQEWGRPMDLEWAIDESGELWWLQARPITTLPGDLNEMDSPGAGADHVYTRCNIGEMMPGAFCPLTASVSGFAIDYAMQMVQVVARAQQSYERPWLQVGYFYGHMFLNLTEGTALSSGILGNSLEQFSTSICGRVIDELTPKPPQPFRRKLGNTIRLTAHALSVGPAMRRLPAEIAAFAVPTSRDPRVVLREMESGVDQYREVTLVHVRSSSRAAVAANVLESVLVRQAVKDGRTEDDGKAEAARLMAGAAEVESALMLAELDAVVRTIAADPTVADEFLSAAPDDAVTTLRATSGHPGRALRGFLERHGHRGYRELCMRDPSWADDPGGLGAMMQVMVRSVATRSDPPPVRAAADVRPADLHPADVHPSGSIRLLARLAQGGARGREETKSRMALMAHRLKRGYRHLGEVLAECGRLPDADLVYFFDRAELHRVVESDDTGDLVLSALKRREALSYQDRLEFDDVSVGRPSPRVVAPVTHAGDGRIVGRPAGRGTVEGVVRVAKSVVQARDVQPGEILVAPVTDVGWTPYFTVIGALVTDIGSSVSHGAVVAREYGLPCVVNTLVGTQVLRTGDRVRVDGDRGIVELIESN
- a CDS encoding TIGR03617 family F420-dependent LLM class oxidoreductase; translation: MKIMTALFNPTDAVDRARALQEAGASGVFTFEGPHDVFTPLVLASAVEGLDIMSNVAIAFPRNPIQLAHQANDLQLLSEGRFILGLGTQVRAQIEKRYGAEFDRPVERMKEMVGALRAIFATWNDGERLDFRGEYHRHTLMTPTFVPGPNPYGPPPIYLGALGPRLTRATAEVADGLLVMPFGSKRFLHGTTLPAVRDGLAAAGRSEDDFEVVPEIIVSVASGAGSDDHASTRMLLAFYGSTPAYRPVLDAHGWGDLQPELNTMSKQGRWQEMAGLIDDEMLHTIAACGTPAEIAAHIRDRVDGVSDRICLYQPGPIGVEPLAEIVDSLTGGAR
- a CDS encoding TetR-like C-terminal domain-containing protein, with product MTADGHREDKRRKPSTPGRPRDGRIDAAIIAATRELILETGYPALSLSAIAARAGTTTAAIYRRWSGKAELVHEAVLSAETLDPPTGSGDVRQDIRALVEIVRAMFNRPEARVALPGLIADTVASPDVHSQMIARLAGDLPAFESRFGQERRDDDRLPMLAEVVAGTAIFRILIRSDAALDDAWVDQMVELITERWPAG
- a CDS encoding proline dehydrogenase family protein, whose protein sequence is METTTAADTLRRWALDEELKSRVMADPALADLARRIAERYTAGEDVDSAIRAGERAVERGHLVSIEYTGESVRDAAEATAATEVFVSVAERIGRTGLPSTVSGDLSHIGLLVSGDLVRDNAARLAEACAAVDSVFMISAEGSDRTDRVLEVYDWLSHRYDNVGITLQARLHRSDEDVDRLLAAGGRVRLVKGAFLEAESEALPREDPELPKRFGRLARRIVDGGGSLTLATHDEALLTHVLGSVGAAESVEVEMLMGLGTDLLDRLATDGIATREYCIFGSEWWLYVLNRIAEDPTRVFQALVDLGRGPISPQASAR
- a CDS encoding glycoside hydrolase family 16 protein; its protein translation is MITLRDDFSGDGFDSRTWIADYLPHWTRPANSAARWSASGGRSRLCIDDDQPAWRPSESTMRVSSLQTGHHAGEVGSTVGQHAHRDGLTVVTHRPSEIVFAQRHGRFAVRMRAIPDPASMVAFWLLGTEERPEDSGEICVAEIFGPVPGEPWRLGVGVHPHRDPRIVDDFSTLEMADDLADLHEYVVEWGPGRLVFTMDGRIVKEVRQSIGYPMQLMLSIFDFPDRATPDSPLAYPRILEASYVQVSTLGDA